The Mesotoga sp. UBA6090 genomic sequence AACGACATCTTGCTGATGTGGATAATGCTTCTAATATCTGCAGGCAAGGTCAACGATGAAGGCTACGTTTATCTCATTGAAGACATTCCATATACACCAGAATCGTTAGCAGACGAGTTTGATTTGCCAATAAACACCATAAAACTGGGCCTCGAAACGATGAAAAAGCTAAACATGATAGAAGATGACTCCAAAGGTCTTAGAATACTGAACTGGTGCGAATATCAGAGCGTTGACGGATTAGAAAAGGTTAAAGAACTAAACAGATTAAGGCAAAAAAAGCACAGAGATAAAAAGAAACAAGAGGCTCTTCCAGAGTCAGTTACAAACGATTTAACAGATTCGCATAACGTTACGGATAACGTTAGCGTAACGTTGTTTTTTGCAAGAGTGAATTCC encodes the following:
- a CDS encoding phage replisome organizer N-terminal domain-containing protein, translated to MTDVKWIKLYTDMFDNRKIKFIRKLPEGNDILLMWIMLLISAGKVNDEGYVYLIEDIPYTPESLADEFDLPINTIKLGLETMKKLNMIEDDSKGLRILNWCEYQSVDGLEKVKELNRLRQKKHRDKKKQEALPESVTNDLTDSHNVTDNVSVTLFFARVNS